The sequence CACGCGCTTTATGACTCAAATGGGCGCCCTGCGCATGCTGGATATGCGCAGGGCGCTATTTGTTTTGTAGCGAATATCGTCTGCGAAGGCTCAGGGCGCCAGCGGCTCGACCAGGTATTCCTTGGCGTACCAGTAAGTCTCGGGCGTCTTCAGGGCGGCCATGAAGCCGTCGTTTTCGTCTTGGCGCGAGCGCAGATCCCAGCGCTCGTCAATGATGCGGCAGCGGGTGCACGGCGGCTGCCCGATGCGCCGCTGCACCAGCACGTAGCGGCTGGTCTTGAACAGGCCCTCCACATCGGCGTAATCGACCGGCTGGGCGGCAAAATAGTCCACGATCTTCGCGCCCGGAATGATGAATTCGTAGCGCTCGAAATGGCCGTTGAAATTGCTCGGCACCTGCACCTTCTGGCCCTTGAGAAGGGCATTGGTTTCGGGGCGGAAACGGCCGAGTTCGCCGTTGAACGGGTTCGTGACCCAGGCCAGCGCAAACAGCACGCTGAACCCGGCCAGCGCGGCAACCGGCCGGCTCCAGGCCTTCTTGAAGATGCCGATGAGGCAGGCCAGCGCCGAGGCCGCCACGAACAGCCAGAACAGCGGCGAGAACACCCAGGGGTTCTGCGTGGCCCGCACGGCGCCATAGCCGATCAGGCCCATCGCCAGCAGGCCGATCATGCAGACCGCCAGCGTCAGGCTGAACCAGATGCGGCCAATCCGGTGCCAGTACAGCGCCATCACCACGGCCAGTGCTGGCATGGCCGGAATCAGGTAGCGCGTCGAGCGCTGCGTCGGCAGCATGAACACCAGCGCCAGCGCCAGCAGCCAGAGCCACATGATTTTTTCGGCGTCGCTGATGGTTTGCGCCGTGCCCTGGCGCTGCCGCCAGCTGCGCCAGGCCGCCACGAAGCAACCGACCGAGAGCGGCAGCAGGAACAGGGCATTGGAGAAGTAGCCCGTCAAAATCGTCAGGATGCCGCTGCTGCCGCTGAAGGCGGTCTGGAAATAACCCTTGGAGGAGTTCATCTTGCCGGCGTTCTCGCCGACGACGAATTCGCGCCAGACCTCGCCCGGCTGCGGGTCGATGGCGAACCACAGGCCGAAAACCGCCAGTCCAAGGGCGCAGATGGCCAGAACCTTGACGCCGTCGGCCACGATGCCGGGCCGCGCAAGCTTCCAGGGCGCCAGCCGGGCGCCCACCGCCTGGTAGCACAGCGCCAGCGCGAAGCCGACCGGCGCCACCATGACGAACGATTTGTACAGGCAGCCGATGCCGATGGCCAGGCCGGCGATCAGCGGGAACTTCCAGCTGGACGCGAGCAGCCTGGCCGGCGACCAGGCGATGGCAAAGAACACGCCGAACAGCCAGAAGGTTTCCGGTGCGCTGGTCAGGTAAGGGCGGCCGTAGCGGTAGGTCGTGAAAAACGACAGGTAAACGAGGACCGCGATGGCGCCCATGGTCATCGCGTGGTGGTTTCGTTGCGCAG comes from Polaromonas naphthalenivorans CJ2 and encodes:
- a CDS encoding ArnT family glycosyltransferase, encoding MSSPEKSPAARLPHHLVWIGLAIAVALGYLFGLGGDHIPRNGDELVYANIARLTAASGHWLPLHSAWDFMRNTKPPLLFWQAMVAGGWGEHWTLLRLRLPSVAYTWGIALMVGLLTWKTVRGDAGATSGNAATAAQRNHHAMTMGAIAVLVYLSFFTTYRYGRPYLTSAPETFWLFGVFFAIAWSPARLLASSWKFPLIAGLAIGIGCLYKSFVMVAPVGFALALCYQAVGARLAPWKLARPGIVADGVKVLAICALGLAVFGLWFAIDPQPGEVWREFVVGENAGKMNSSKGYFQTAFSGSSGILTILTGYFSNALFLLPLSVGCFVAAWRSWRQRQGTAQTISDAEKIMWLWLLALALVFMLPTQRSTRYLIPAMPALAVVMALYWHRIGRIWFSLTLAVCMIGLLAMGLIGYGAVRATQNPWVFSPLFWLFVAASALACLIGIFKKAWSRPVAALAGFSVLFALAWVTNPFNGELGRFRPETNALLKGQKVQVPSNFNGHFERYEFIIPGAKIVDYFAAQPVDYADVEGLFKTSRYVLVQRRIGQPPCTRCRIIDERWDLRSRQDENDGFMAALKTPETYWYAKEYLVEPLAP